AAATCGCCGGTACTCAAAGGACGCGGTTTCGTGCGCGAACATGAAAGCAATGGTGCATATGACGCTCCAGATCAGCATCGCCAGCAGCATTCCCAAGAGACCGCCGAGCGGACCACCGGGAATGAAGAATTCCACCAGTTCGCGCCCAGTTGCATAGCCGCCACCGATCACCACCGCTTTGAAGGCCAGCCCCGGCAGCCAGTAGCGCTGGAATCGGCTCGATTGGCTCGTCATCGGGCGTCAGCTCGGAATTGGAGCATGCAAAATGCGTGGGAGACCGATGGATAACTCATGTCGAAACCAGATTGGGCCATCAATTTTCCAGGCATGCCTGAACCAGCCGATCGAACGCCGCGCCACCGCGTATCGGATCTGCGACAGCGCAACCCAGCCGCAGACTTTCGCTGGCGAGCAGCACCTCGGCTTCCGCTTCGCCAAGGTGCGCAGTATTCAAGCTGACTCCCGCACAACGAATGCATGGGTTTGTGCGTCGTCCGAGCTGGAGTGTCAATGCGATAGTTTCTTCGATGCTGGGCACCCGAAACTGGGAATGGCCGAGAACGTGTTCGCGTCCTGGCTGGTGGCACACCACGATCACATCTGGTTGGCTGCCGTGAAGCAACGCGAGTGACACACCGGCATAGGCAGGATGGAACACCGAGCCTTGTCCTTCGATGACGTCCCAATGATTTTCGGATGCATCGGGCGATAGCATCTCGGCTGCGCCAGCGGCGAAATCGACCACTACTGCATCCAAAGGAATGCCGCCGCCGGCAATTAGAATGCCGGTCTGGCCGGTCGCGCGAAAATGGGTTTCAAGTCCACGGAAACTAAAAGCGCGGGCGATGGCCAACGCCGTGTATTTCTTGCCGAGCGCGCAATCCGTGCCAACGGTCAGCAAGCGCTTGCCACTGCGTTTGCGACCATTGGCGATGGGAATATCGGACGGTGGTCGACGCACGTCGATCAGCTGCCGGCCCGTGCGTATGGCAGCAGCTTGCAGCGCAGGCATATCGGCGAGCCGCGTGTGCATCCCGCTGATGATGTCCAGTCCCGCCTCCATCGCGTTCACCAGTGCCGGCTGCCAGTGATCTGGAATGAAACCGCCCGCATTGGCGACACCAATCACCAACGCTCGTGCTCCGTTCGCATGAGCTTGGGCTGGAGTCATTGCAGCCAATCCGGTCGATACGGTGGCTCCCTCGATGTGGAATTCGCCGACGCAACGA
The sequence above is drawn from the Pseudolysobacter antarcticus genome and encodes:
- a CDS encoding DUF1611 domain-containing protein — its product is MRHIPVPLISPADALPGPYLLFLGDTKEPAYAKTAFGLRDWAADRCVGEFHIEGATVSTGLAAMTPAQAHANGARALVIGVANAGGFIPDHWQPALVNAMEAGLDIISGMHTRLADMPALQAAAIRTGRQLIDVRRPPSDIPIANGRKRSGKRLLTVGTDCALGKKYTALAIARAFSFRGLETHFRATGQTGILIAGGGIPLDAVVVDFAAGAAEMLSPDASENHWDVIEGQGSVFHPAYAGVSLALLHGSQPDVIVVCHQPGREHVLGHSQFRVPSIEETIALTLQLGRRTNPCIRCAGVSLNTAHLGEAEAEVLLASESLRLGCAVADPIRGGAAFDRLVQACLEN